One stretch of Astatotilapia calliptera chromosome 3, fAstCal1.2, whole genome shotgun sequence DNA includes these proteins:
- the LOC113010973 gene encoding zinc finger protein 100-like, which produces PHRRKGEKTYSCDECGKYFTRAGDLKTHQLFHSGVKAYSCDLCGKYFTRAGYLKTHQLFHSGVKAYSCDLCGKSFTRAGDLKRHQVIHSGVKPYSCDLCGKSFTQAGNLKTHQLIHSGVKAYSCDLCGKSFTEAGSLKTHQLIHSGVKAYSCDLCGKSFTGGGSLKTHQLIHSGFKPYSCELCGKFFTQAGNLKRHQLIHSGVKAYSCDLCGKSFTEGGNLNMHQLIHSGFKPYSCELCGKSFTQSGTLKKHQLIHS; this is translated from the coding sequence cctcacagaagaaaaggagagaaaacctacagctgtgacgagtgtgggaagtaTTTTACCCGGGCTGGAGACTTAAAAACTCACCAACTcttccacagtggagttaaagcgtacagctgtgacttgtgtggaaagtatTTTACCCGGGCTGGATACTTAAAAACTCACCAACTcttccacagtggagttaaagcgtacagctgtgacttgtgtggaaagtcttttacccgggctggagacttaaaaagacaccaagtcatccacagtggagttaaaccttacagctgtgacttgtgtggaaagtcttttacccaggctggaaacttaaaaacacaccaactcatccacagtggagttaaagcgtatagctgtgacttgtgtggaaagtcttttaccgagGCTGGAAGCttgaaaacacaccaactcatccacagtggagttaaagcgtacagctgtgacttgtgtggaaagtcttttaccgggggtggaagcttaaaaacacaccaactcatccacagtggatttaaaccttacagctgtgagttgtgtggaaagttttttacccaggctggaaacttaaaaagacaccaactcatccacagtggagttaaagcgtacagttgtgacttgtgtggaaagtcttttaccgagGGTGGAAACTTAAACAtgcaccaactcatccacagtggatttaaaccttacagctgtgagttgtgtggaaagtcttttacccagtctggaaccttaaaaaaacaccaactgatCCACAGTTGA
- the LOC113014979 gene encoding uncharacterized protein LOC113014979 encodes MSDSEDPELEEELQAADELLQDMQNDARSEPQPRPVRWKKRDRQGDFIPQRPSSSRLSREQHQCPREEPSYVASVNPTKVCGTDVLRQELLQLLEDGEEDAAMTCETSCESAATHWAIRNMVSSQKWKEARPCLIDNMLATLDPQSHRVCQCGKQVVVRCLDCLPLPFLCADCDIAVHTRFVLHNREAVTGGFLQPSSEFHKPIVRLLPVQRPDHVCDCPAGNVEVSPGAIVALVTINGRYNLALPVVSCTSCGLMWSPSVKDILGSGYWPGTLNFCTLFSMDVFQSFYDIKKAAPGMSLKAFVKMLDERTAHFGRNGRISADAFSKSFLEWSAVKFEVDRMCKEPCFSCPACTPDMLAVSVDGNRKLYRFQSNASTSEQGNFEGVFIEKDEEVAEFVKYIQRHTNHVPGKGLCGSSSWTAAKESSKKSTGKLDEEGMEIAVCRHGVLLAALNMFRGEIFAYPLFLQRKLAASVPGHITFLCSDVACKYFPYLTKVAQQCPELRNLLSMRPFLSVMHAKAHTWKCEIKWGGAFQDGAGSTVGEEVEQVNSFLSRAAITTKYMSKAGRTDMLTLLALGWNKRKVEQLGRTLSQRYLKIIRILREQVESLNATRNELGVDDDTLQQWVADVQKWAEESDQTDGSLGALQARIEELVVIIRVRTQSLYRQNDSNKRRHRIRKVILVEKKRLAAAVDDYNKLAEPTKQIVSSDALVQTDVWPWQSTSEPAADLRTKRKVFEKVMAVRRLREEEMILCREMQHRWTVLQMRSVVLGTISSDSSFVGMSEDAQKGLCSLVLKKQSELKAEMLKVKDVYKRILSHQPLLEMDSEEDIPDDATESDLSTSDED; translated from the exons ATGAGTGATTCAGAGGATCCCGAGCTGGAGGAAGAGCTTCAGGCTGCTGACGAACTCCTTCAAGATATGCAG AATGATGCACGTAGTGAACCTCAGCCAAGACCAGTGCGCTGGAAAAAACGTGACAGACAGGGAGATTTTATTCCTCAAAGACCATCATCCAGTCGAT tgTCCAGAGAGCAGCATCAATGTCCACGTGAAGAACCTAGTTATGTTGCCAGTGTCAACCCAACAAAAG tgtGTGGAACTGACGTGCTTCGTCAGGAGCTCCTTCAGTTGTTGGAGGATGGAGAAGAGGACGCAGCCATGACTTGTGAGACGTCGTGTGAGTCAGCTGCTACTCACTGGGCGATCAGAAATATGGTGTCCTCGCAAAAGTGGAAAGAGGCCAGGCCTTGTCTTATAGACAATATGTTAGCTACTCTGGATCCACAGTCACaccgtgtgtgtcagtgtggcaAACAAGTAGTTGTGAGGTGTCTGGACTGCCTGCCTCTTCCATTCCTTTGTGCTGACTGTGATATTGCAGTTCACACACGCTTTGTCCTGCACAACAGAGAGGCAGTAACAGGAGGGTTTTTGCAGCCTTCATCAGAGTTTCACAAGCCAATAG ttCGGCTGTTGCCTGTGCAAAGGCCAGACCATGTGTGTGACTGCCCAGCAGGTAACGTTGAGGTTTCACCCGGCGCAATTGTGGCTCTTGTAACCATAAATG GCCGTTATAACCTTGCACTACCAGTTGTGAGCTGCACCAGCTGTGGCCTAATGTGGTCCCCCTCAGTTAAGGACATCCTGGGTAGTGGATATTGGCCTGGCACCTTAAATTTCTGCACCCTGTTTTCAATGGATGTCTTTCAGTCTTTCTATGACATTAAGAAGGCTGCACCAGGGATGTCACTTAAGGCATTTGTCAAAATGCTGGATGAACGAACAGCCCATTTTGGAAGG AATGGTCGAATATCAGCTGATGCCTTCAGTAAAAGTTTCTTGGAGTGGAGTGCTGTAAAGTTTGAGGTGGACAGGATGTGCAAGGAGCCATGCTTTAGCTGCCCTGCCTGCACTCCAGACATGCTCGCCGTCTCAGTTGATGGAAACCGCAAGCTTTATCGCTTTCAATCAAATGCAAG CACTTCAGAGCAGGGGAACTTTGAAGGTGTCTTCATTGAAAAAGATGAGGAAGTTGCTGAGTTTGTGAAATACATCCAGAGACACACAAATCAT GTCCCGGGGAAAGGGTTGTGCGGATCTTCATCTTGGACTGCAGCAAAGGAGTCGTCCAAAAAGTCCACTGGGAAGTTGGATGAAGAGGGCATGGAAATAGCTGTTTGTCGCCACGGAGTCCTCTTAGCTGCATTGAACATGTTTCGAGGGGAGATCTTTGCTTACCCCCTTTTTCTCCAGAGGAAGTTGGCAGCTAGCGTCCCAGGACATATTACGTTCCTTTGCTCCGATGTGGCCTGTAAATATTTCCCCTATTTAACCAAGGTGGCTCAGCAGTGCCCTGAGCTGAGGAACCTCTTGTCAATGCGTCCTTTTCTCTCCGTCATGCATGCAAAGGCTCACACTTGGAAATGCGAG ATCAAATGGGGAGGTGCATTTCAGGATGGGGCCGGTTCAACAGTTGGAGAAGAGGTGGAACAAGtaaacagtttcctgtctaGGGCGGCCATCACAACGAAGTACATGTCTAAAGCAG GGCGAACAGACATGCTGACCCTCCTGGCTTTGGGGTGGAACAAAAGGAAAGTGGAACAACTGGGCCGCACTTTGAGCCAGCGATATCTAAAG ATCATAAGGATCCTTAGAGAACAAGTGGAGAGCCTGAATGCGACCAGAAATGAGCTGGGTGTGGATGACGACACGCTGCAGCAATGGGTGGCCGATGTGCAGAAATGGGCTGAAG AAAGTGATCAAACTGATGGCAGCCTTGGAGCGTTGCAGGCACGAATAGAGGAGCTTGTTGTCATCATCAGAGTGCGAACACAAAGTCTTTACAGACAAAATG ATAGCAACAAGAGGCGACACAGAATTCGCAAGGTCATCTTAGTTGAGAAGAAACGCTTGGCGGCTGCTGTTGACGACTACAACAAGCTCGCTGAACCAACAAAGCAAATCGTATCCAGTGATGCCCTCGTGCAGACCGACGTTTGGCCCTGGCAGAGCACAAGTGAAC CTGCTGCTGACCTCCGGACAAAGAGAAAGGTCTTTGAGAAGGTGATGGCTGTGAGGcgcctgagagaggaggagatgatcCTTTGCAGGGAGATGCAGCATCGCTGGACAGTGTTGCAAATGCGTTCTGTGGTGTTGGGGACAATCTCCTCAGACT cCTCCTTTGTTGGCATGTCAGAGGATGCACAGAAGGGACTCTGTAgcctggttttaaaaaaacaaagtgaactgAAAGCTGAAATGCTCAAAGTAAAGGACGTGTACAAGAGAATCCTCAGCCACCAACCACTCCTGGAAATGGACTCGGAGGAGGACATTCCAGACGATGCCACTGAGAGTGATTTGAGCACTTCTGATGAAGACTGA